A portion of the Roseovarius sp. SCSIO 43702 genome contains these proteins:
- the pyrH gene encoding UMP kinase: MPASDTPETTFRRVMLKISGEALMGDAAYGLNPPTVERIAREVKSVHDLGVEICMVIGGGNIFRGLQGSAQGMERTTADYMGMLATVMNALAMQSALEKLGVFCRVISAIRMDEVAEPYIRRRAVRHLEKKRVCIFAAGTGNPYFTTDTAATLRANEMACEAIFKGTKVDGVYDKDPVTNPDAKRFDEVSYDEVLAKHLGVMDASAIALARDNNLPIIVFSLDEPGGFKGILAGRGTYTKVHG; the protein is encoded by the coding sequence ATGCCCGCCAGCGACACCCCGGAGACGACCTTTCGCCGCGTGATGCTCAAGATTTCCGGCGAGGCGCTGATGGGGGACGCGGCCTACGGGCTCAACCCGCCCACTGTCGAGCGCATCGCCCGCGAGGTGAAATCGGTGCATGACCTCGGGGTCGAGATCTGCATGGTGATCGGCGGGGGCAACATCTTTCGCGGGCTCCAGGGAAGCGCGCAGGGGATGGAGCGCACCACGGCCGATTACATGGGCATGCTGGCCACGGTGATGAACGCGCTTGCCATGCAGTCGGCGCTGGAGAAGCTGGGCGTGTTCTGCCGGGTCATTTCCGCGATCCGCATGGACGAGGTGGCCGAGCCCTATATCCGGCGCCGCGCGGTGCGCCACCTCGAGAAGAAGCGCGTGTGCATCTTCGCCGCCGGGACGGGCAACCCCTATTTCACCACCGACACCGCCGCCACGCTGCGCGCCAACGAGATGGCCTGCGAGGCGATCTTCAAGGGCACCAAGGTGGACGGGGTCTATGACAAGGACCCGGTGACCAACCCCGATGCCAAGCGGTTCGACGAGGTGAGCTATGACGAGGTGTTGGCCAAGCACCTGGGCGTGATGGATGCGAGTGCCATCGCGCTGGCGCGGGACAACAACCTGCCGATCATCGTCTTTTCGCTAGACGAGCCGGGCGGGTTCAAGGGAATCCTGGCCGGGCGCGGCACCTATACGAAGGTGCATGGCTGA
- the miaA gene encoding tRNA (adenosine(37)-N6)-dimethylallyltransferase MiaA, whose product MTPPFEIDPARPVLIAGPTASGKSALALEIAEQSGGVIVNADSMQVYDNWRILSARPSPQDEARAPHLLYGHVPRFADYSAGHWLREVAKILEGGTRPIIVGGTGLYFRALTEGLAEIPPTDPAIRARADAILVEHGLDALLRDLDAETRGRIDTANPMRVQRAWEVLTATGRGLAAWQAATKPPLLPAGRAHAIVLDAPKDWLTPRIETRFDAMLAAGALEEARANLDGWDPAHPSARAHGGPELVAHLRGEMTLEDARDRATIITRQYAKRQRTWFRKHMRDWTWIRPPSA is encoded by the coding sequence ATGACCCCGCCCTTCGAGATCGACCCCGCGCGCCCCGTGCTGATCGCCGGCCCCACGGCCAGCGGCAAGTCGGCGCTCGCGCTCGAAATCGCGGAGCAGTCGGGCGGCGTCATCGTCAACGCCGACAGCATGCAGGTCTATGACAACTGGCGCATCCTCTCGGCCCGCCCCTCGCCCCAGGACGAGGCCCGCGCACCGCATCTCCTTTACGGTCACGTTCCGCGCTTCGCCGACTATTCCGCCGGCCACTGGCTGCGCGAGGTGGCCAAAATTCTCGAGGGCGGGACGCGACCCATCATCGTCGGCGGCACCGGCCTCTATTTCCGCGCCCTCACCGAGGGCCTGGCCGAGATCCCGCCCACGGATCCCGCGATCCGCGCCCGTGCCGATGCCATCCTGGTCGAGCATGGGCTCGACGCGCTCCTGCGTGACCTCGACGCCGAAACGCGCGGGCGGATCGACACCGCCAACCCCATGCGGGTGCAGCGCGCTTGGGAAGTGCTCACCGCCACAGGCCGCGGCCTCGCGGCGTGGCAGGCCGCCACGAAGCCCCCGCTCCTGCCGGCGGGCCGCGCCCACGCCATCGTGCTCGACGCGCCGAAGGACTGGCTGACGCCCCGGATCGAGACGCGGTTCGACGCCATGCTCGCCGCCGGCGCCCTTGAGGAGGCGCGCGCCAATCTCGATGGCTGGGATCCCGCGCATCCCTCCGCGCGCGCCCATGGCGGCCCCGAACTGGTGGCCCATCTGCGCGGCGAGATGACGCTCGAGGACGCCCGCGACCGCGCCACGATCATCACCCGCCAATATGCCAAGCGTCAGCGCACATGGTTCCGCAAGCACATGCGCGACTGGACCTGGATCAGGCCGCCCTCCGCCTGA
- the uppS gene encoding polyprenyl diphosphate synthase yields MSGDALSPEVAGGPRHVAIIMDGNGRWAQMRGRPRLFGHHAGARRVREIVETCPDLGVEYLTVFAFSTENWKRTQTEVAGLMSLFRRYITREARALRDEGVRVRFIGDRVRLDRKLTALMDELEEMTAENSRVNLTIAINYGSRDEVARAIKHMARDVAAGKLDPEGVDEGTLTRYLDTRVLPDPDLVIRTSGEARISNFLLWQSAYAEYEFIDTLWPDFSAEIFAGLVRGYAARDRRFGAVKA; encoded by the coding sequence ATGTCCGGCGATGCCCTGAGCCCTGAGGTTGCGGGCGGCCCGCGGCATGTGGCGATCATCATGGACGGCAACGGCCGCTGGGCGCAGATGCGCGGGCGGCCGCGTCTTTTCGGCCACCACGCGGGCGCCCGGCGCGTGCGCGAGATCGTCGAGACCTGTCCTGACCTGGGCGTGGAATACCTGACCGTCTTCGCCTTCTCGACCGAGAACTGGAAGCGCACGCAAACCGAGGTGGCGGGTCTCATGAGCCTCTTTCGCCGCTACATCACCAGGGAGGCGCGCGCGCTGCGCGACGAAGGTGTGCGGGTGCGGTTCATCGGCGATCGCGTGCGGCTGGACCGGAAGCTCACCGCGCTGATGGACGAGCTGGAGGAGATGACCGCGGAGAACAGCCGCGTCAACCTGACCATCGCGATCAACTACGGGTCGCGCGACGAGGTGGCGCGGGCGATCAAGCACATGGCGCGGGACGTGGCCGCCGGCAAGCTCGATCCCGAGGGCGTGGACGAGGGCACGCTCACCCGCTATCTCGACACCCGCGTCCTGCCGGACCCGGACCTCGTGATCCGGACGAGCGGGGAGGCGCGCATCTCAAACTTCCTGCTGTGGCAGTCGGCTTATGCGGAATACGAGTTCATCGATACGCTCTGGCCCGATTTCTCGGCCGAGATCTTTGCCGGCCTGGTGCGCGGCTATGCCGCGCGTGACCGGCGTTTCGGGGCGGTGAAGGCATGA
- a CDS encoding sensor histidine kinase — translation MRDDDNDVSATPEGLPRAVSAQALRRAPFAIVITNPTLDDNPIVYVNRAFEEMTGYSSQGVIGRNCRFLQRDDRDQKALDRLRDAIAEKKEATVTLRNYRADGTPFLNRLMVAPLRTEPGETPFFLGVQTVVKDSERGELLEMLEEIQHRVKNHLSMIVGMIRMQARGAEDGAGHDFSTLARRVKTLQLLYEELNASSSNASDDSQPVALGAYLTRVANAIAHIDGRSGVRVNLDADALTVPMQAATQLGLILSEVMTNAMQHAFDDRDSGLVDVRIKELSKGVLRLQVADDGTGMPEDVEWPGDGNLGGRIVTQLVTGLDAQLSVERQITGTTVTIDIPSSSLR, via the coding sequence ATGCGCGACGACGACAACGACGTATCGGCAACACCCGAGGGGTTGCCCCGGGCCGTGAGCGCTCAGGCGCTCAGACGCGCGCCGTTCGCCATCGTCATCACCAATCCCACGCTCGACGACAACCCCATCGTCTACGTGAACCGCGCCTTCGAGGAAATGACGGGCTACAGCAGCCAGGGCGTCATCGGCCGAAATTGCCGCTTCCTGCAACGCGACGACCGCGACCAGAAAGCTCTCGACCGGCTGCGCGACGCGATCGCCGAGAAGAAGGAAGCCACCGTCACCCTGCGCAACTACCGCGCCGATGGCACGCCGTTCCTCAATCGCCTGATGGTCGCCCCGCTGCGCACCGAACCGGGCGAGACGCCCTTCTTCCTGGGCGTCCAGACCGTCGTCAAGGACAGCGAACGCGGCGAATTGCTAGAGATGCTCGAAGAGATCCAGCACCGGGTCAAGAATCACCTCTCGATGATCGTGGGGATGATACGAATGCAGGCGCGCGGCGCCGAGGACGGCGCCGGTCACGACTTCTCCACGCTCGCCCGCCGGGTCAAGACGCTGCAACTGCTCTACGAGGAACTGAACGCAAGCTCTTCGAACGCCAGCGACGACTCCCAGCCGGTCGCGCTCGGCGCCTATCTCACGCGGGTGGCCAACGCCATCGCGCATATCGACGGCCGCTCCGGCGTGCGGGTCAATCTCGATGCCGACGCGCTCACCGTGCCCATGCAGGCCGCGACGCAGCTGGGCCTCATCCTGTCCGAGGTGATGACCAACGCCATGCAGCACGCGTTCGACGACCGCGACTCCGGTCTCGTCGATGTGCGCATCAAGGAGTTGAGCAAGGGCGTCCTGCGCCTCCAGGTCGCCGATGACGGCACCGGCATGCCCGAAGATGTGGAATGGCCCGGCGACGGCAATCTCGGCGGGCGCATCGTGACACAGCTCGTCACCGGCCTCGACGCCCAGCTCTCGGTCGAGCGTCAGATCACCGGCACGACGGTCACGATCGACATCCCCTCGTCAAGCCTTCGCTGA
- the frr gene encoding ribosome recycling factor — MSDDFMLDTDDLERRMEGAMASLRTEFASLRTGRASASMLEPVMVEAYGQLTPINQVGTVNVPEPRMVTINVWDKGLVNKVEKAIRESGLGINPQMNGTIIMLPIPELNEERRKELTKVASQYAEHARVAIRNIRRDGMDQIKKAKAEGMSEDDQKFWETAVQDLTNEHIAKVDEALEHKQAEIMQV; from the coding sequence ATGTCAGACGATTTCATGCTCGATACGGACGATCTCGAACGCCGGATGGAGGGCGCGATGGCCTCGCTTCGCACCGAGTTCGCCTCGCTCAGGACCGGGCGCGCCTCGGCCTCGATGCTCGAACCCGTGATGGTCGAGGCCTATGGCCAGCTGACGCCGATCAACCAGGTCGGCACGGTCAACGTGCCGGAGCCGCGCATGGTCACGATCAACGTGTGGGACAAGGGCCTTGTCAACAAGGTCGAGAAGGCCATCCGCGAGAGCGGCCTCGGCATCAACCCGCAGATGAATGGCACGATCATCATGCTGCCCATCCCGGAGCTCAACGAGGAGCGGCGCAAGGAACTGACGAAGGTGGCCTCGCAATATGCCGAGCATGCGCGCGTCGCCATCCGCAACATCCGGCGCGACGGGATGGACCAGATCAAGAAGGCCAAGGCCGAGGGCATGTCCGAGGATGACCAGAAGTTCTGGGAAACCGCCGTGCAGGACCTGACGAACGAGCATATCGCGAAGGTCGACGAGGCGCTGGAGCACAAGCAAGCGGAGATCATGCAGGTCTGA